The proteins below come from a single Drosophila kikkawai strain 14028-0561.14 chromosome 3R, DkikHiC1v2, whole genome shotgun sequence genomic window:
- the LOC108084316 gene encoding dynein light chain Tctex-type protein 2B, which produces MADKPSTGEAPKPVLLTAAAKKAMPETYNLPSAFAGEEKPENPDRALGQPTAYSMRPAFGEMFPLPTIKHIMNTVMAEKLKDKTYDKDVAKTWTSEIADAVNQQIATSAKVKRYKHVVQVMIGQELGAGATYNSRCCWDCDCDTSVSEVFSNTSLFCVCTVFGTYQY; this is translated from the exons ATGGCCGATAAACCATCCACCGGGGAAGCCCCCAAGCCCGTCCTGCTGACAGCAGCTGCCAAAAAGGCAATGCCCGAAACATATAACTTGCCATCAGCTTTTGCCGGCGAGGAAAAGCCGGAAAACCCGGACAGAGCGCTAGGGCAGCCCACCGCTTACAGCATGCGTCCAGCTTTTGGCGAGATGTTTCCCCTGCCCACCATAAAGCACATCATGAACACCGTGATGGCCGAGAAGCTGAAGG ACAAAACGTATGACAAGGATGTGGCCAAGACCTGGACGAGCGAGATAGCCGATGCGGTGAACCAGCAGATAGCCACCAGTGCCAAGGTGAAGCGCTACAAGCACGTGGTTCAGGTGATGATCGGCCAGGAGCTGGGGGCCGGCGCCACCTACAATTCgcgctgctgctgggactgcgATTGTGATACCTCCGTTTCCGAGGTCTTTAGCAACACCAGTCTCTTCTGCGTGTGCACCGTGTTTGGCACTTACCAGTACTAG
- the Spn85F gene encoding uncharacterized protein Spn85F, with product MARLLPPPCAWLIVLLIQAEAHYIQIDHEEFRASGFPHPHFPPPPLTPLDHLPPQVLATKELTPAEVMVDLTNDLTHRLLHYHSILNRNNFAFSPTALVSVLVALYEGSAGNSAGELRNVLQLPNNRDVIRVGYRDIHRRLRTYFFGSDNPLKGLSLNKGNVTVLKDFETVLMFYGYDLSVDMLSATPANLTSDAELVNTTMASNTTTGDMETETTTLKDAEATTEAPATTTTEVAETTTTEPPATTEAPEETEATTEAPAASGEEAAEPAAEDEAAELVSAFVAEEDAEPLLRIQKARVSRLPTSKLQAPLKHSNPITPKPIYLPSARTMAMPMMARQVAERKPSPLRQVISISAPPQTANITQPRNAKAARHKRHALPASYKDLDANLFLTLFNPHTHVPHHPLHFPPPPVPAAFAPITNDFEPHYVAEAAEGKSNYNTDVISHVFYLGNQQVVHTTFKVYNAVLYYKYFEHLKMSVLELELDTAEYNLMILLPDYHTDIVAAAASLKLGPTLRLMRKQLKPRWVQAIIPDFKLHGTMFLTNDLQNMGICDVFEPNRADFRPMTDEKGVYVRHIEQSIDVTIRTHPINQLKRNYGAQTKPIQISVNHPFLFFIIDRDLDVAVMSGRILNPLNVRIQ from the exons ATGGCTCGCTTGCTCCCGCCACCGTGCGCCTGGCTGATCGTTCTTCTCATCCAGGCGGAGGCCCACTACATACAGATCGACCACGAGGAGTTTCGGGCCAGCGGCTTCCCGCATCCCCATTTCCCACCGCCTCCGCTGACGCCGCTGGACCACCTGCCACCCCAGGTGCTGGCCACCAAGGAGCTAACACCCGCCGAGGTGATGGTCGACCTAACCAACGACCTGACCCATCGCCTGCTTCATTACCACTCTATTCTCAATCGGAACAACTTTGCCTTCTCGCCCACCGCCTTGGTCAGTGTCCTGGTGGCCCTCTACGAGGGATCCGCGGGCAACAGTGCCGGCGAGCTGCGCAATGTACTGCAATTGCCCAACAATCGTGACGTCATCCGAGTGGGATACCGCGACATCCACCGACGATTGCGG ACCTATTTCTTTGGCTCCGACAATCCTCTCAAGGGACTCAGCTTGAACAAGGGCAATGTGACGGTCCTGAAGGACTTTGAAACCGTTCTCATGTTCTATGGTTACGACCTTAGTGTGGACATGCTGTCCGCAACGCCGGCCAATTTGACCTCAGACGCCGAGTTGGTCAATACCACTATGGCCAGCAACACCACGACCGGGGATATGGAAACGGAAACCACCACCTTAAAGGATGCGGAAGCCACAACAGAGGCGCCAGCCACGACGACCACAGAGGTGGCAGAAACTACGACAACCGAGCCACCAGCCACGACAGAGGCTCCAGAGGAGACGGAGGCCACCACCGAAGCACCGGCCGCCTCAGGGGAGGAGGCAGCAGAGCCCGCTGCGGAAGATGAGGCGGCCGAGCTGGTGTCCGCCTTTGTGGCCGAGGAGGATGCCGAGCCCTTGCTGCGCATCCAGAAGGCACGCGTCTCCCGGCTGCCCACCAGCAAGCTCCAGGCGCCGCTGAAGCACTCGAATCCGATCACGCCGAAGCCCATTTACCTGCCCAGCGCCCGGACAATGGCCATGCCGATGATGGCCCGCCAGGTGGCGGAGCGGAAGCCATCGCCACTGCGCCAGGTAATTTCCATTTCAGCGCCTCCCCAGACAGCGAATATCACGCAGCCCCGCAACGCCAAGGCGGCGCGACACAAGCGACATGCCCTGCCGGCTTCCTACAAGGACCTAGATGCGAATCTCTTCCTCACGCTTTTCAATCCGCACACGCACGTTCCACACCACCCGCTGCACTTTCCGCCGCCGCCTGTGCCGGCCGCCTTTGCCCCCATAACCAACGACTTTGAGCCGCACTACGTGGCGGAGGCAGCGGAGGGCAAGTCCAACTACAACACGGATGTGATTAGCCACGTGTTTTACCTGGGCAACCAGCAGGTGGTACACACCACCTTCAAGGTCTACAATGCGGTGCTGTACTACAAATACTTCGAGCACCTCAAGATGAGcgtgctggagctggagctggacaCGGCCGAGTACAACCTGATGATCCTGCTGCCCGACTACCACACGGACATcgtggccgccgccgcctccctgAAGCTGGGACCCACCCTCCGACTGATGCGCAAGCAGCTGAAGCCGCGCTGGGTGCAGGCCATCATACCCGACTTCAAGCTCCACGGGACCATGTTTCTCACCAACGACCTGCAGAAT ATGGGCAT TTGCGACGTCTTCGAGCCGAACCGCGCCGATTTCCGACCCATGACTGATGAGAAGGGCGTCTATGTGCGGCACATTGAGCAATCCATAGACGTCACCATCCGTACGCATCCCATCAATCAGCTGAAGC GCAACTATGGAGCTCAAACGAAGCCCATACAGATCTCCGTGAACCACCCGTTTCTGTTTTTCATCATCGATCGCGACCTGGACGTGGCTGTGATGTCGGGCCGCATACTGAATCCGCTGAACGTGCGCATCCAATGA
- the Gr85a gene encoding putative gustatory receptor 85a, translated as MTGFNTSILIYSGYTIVALKEESGKVMPSLRRLVHLGLCFFCALNGIVDFYADFRSGRLRWSRFLSIYRIVHNLLVLVLTTLLLLEFWNNYFRESRDSIQLTLNFFAYFLMVYLTIISCIDCSIRLQGRIIRTLKKLQCQEELGRRRGYTLSKGKERFLDCLLLLLIAILTLRIGIHVALNVLHSRMGFRHPCYCFMSECMIFAMNSLAFLILTDICRCWWRMESGLKAILQDPKPRTVAYQLQQIRRLEAMSQCLIDLTAEVCGIFQFVFFCYLIRNLWSGIVVGYLLIRMFLGHGRSDVEFMYLVLAFVTCIQPLMFSLLMSSVTHTTGSLLEVAKQIVRTPCRRNAQVDRKMEWFSLQLARQHTYITVFGTFRMNRSLAFRSSSVILLHVLYMVQSDYSSMFK; from the exons ATGACAGGCTTCAACACTTCCATATTGATATATTCCGGCTATACCATAGTTGCTTTGAAGGAAGAGAGTGGAAAGGTCATGCCGTCGCTGAGACGCCTCGTCCACCTTGGCCTGTGCTTCTTTTGTGCCCTAAATGGAATTGTCGACTTCTACGCGGACTTTCGCTCGGGTAGACTGCGCTGGTCTCGCTTCCTGAGCATCTACCGCATAGTGCACAACCTTTTGGTCCTCGTCCTGACAACCCTGTTGCTGCTAGAGTTTTGGAATAATTACTTTCGAGAAAGCAGGGACTCCATACAGCTGACGCTGAATTTCTTCGCCTATTTCCTTATGGTCTATCTCACGATAATCAGCTGCATAGACTGTTCCATCCGGTTACAAGGAAGAATCATCAGAACCCTGAAAAAGTTGCAGTGCCAGGAAGAGCTAGGCCGACGCAGAGGATATACATTGTCCAAGGGCAAGGAGCGATTCCTGGACTGCCTGTTACTCCTCCTCATAGCCATCCTAACCCTTAGGATTGGCATCCATGTGGCCCTGAATGTTCTCCACTCCAGGATGGGATTCCGTCACCCGTGCTACTGTTTTATGTCCGAGTGCATGATCTTTGCGATGAACAGCCTGGCCTTTCTTATCCTAACTGATATCTGCCGGTGCTGGTGGCGCATGGAGTCCGGACTGAAGGCAATACTCCAGGACCCCAAGCCGAGAACGGTCGCCTACCAACTACAGCAGATTCGAAGGCTGGAGGCCATGTCTCAGTGCCTTATCGATCTAACCGCGGAGGTGTGTGGCATCTTTCAGTTCGTGTTCTTCTGCTACTTGATCCGCAATCTATGGAGCGGCATCGTTGTGGGTTACCTGCTCATCCGCATGTTCCTGGGACATGGACGCTCCGACGTTGAGTTCATGTATCTGGTGCTGGCCTTTGTCACCTGCATCCAACCGCTGATGTTCTCGTTGCTGATGAGCTCTGTGACCCACACGACGGGTTCCCTGCTCGAAGTGGCCAAGCAGATTGTGCGTACACCCTGCAGGCGGAATGCTCAGGTGGATCGAAAG ATGGAGTGGTTTTCGCTACAACTCGCAAGGCAGCACACTTATATCACGGTTTTCGGCACATTTCGCATGAACCGCTCGCTGGCCTTCCGGAGCTCCTCGGTCATCCTTTTGCACGTCCTGTACATGGTGCAAAGCGACTACTCATCGATGTTTAAATGA